A region of the Candidatus Hydrogenedentota bacterium genome:
TTCCTCGGCGCGCTCGTGGGCTGCGAGACCATCTTCACCCGCGGCGCGACGGAGGCCATCAACCTCGTCGCCAACAGCTTCGGCCGCGCGACGCTCCGGCCGGGCGACGAGATTCTCGTCTCCCACATGGAGCACCACTCCAACATCGTTCCGTGGCAGATGCTCCGCGAGACGACCGGCGCGGTCCTGCGCGTGATCCCCATCAACGACGACGGCGAGCTTCTCATGGATGAGTTCGACCGGCTGCTCAACGAGAAGACCAAGATCGTCGCCGTCACGCACGTGTCCAACGCCCTCGGCACCGTGAACCCGATCCCCGAAATCTGCCGCAAGGCCCGCGAGCAGGGTGCGCGCGTGCTGGTGGACGGCGCGCAGAGCGCCCCCCACATGCCCATAGACATGCAGGCCCTCGGCGCCGACTTCTTCGTCTGCGCCGGGCACAAGATGTACGGACCCACCGGCGTCGGCGTGCTCTACGGCCGCGCCGAAGCCCTCGACCGCATGCCCCCCTGGCAGGGCGGCGGCGACATGATCCTCTCCGTCACCTTCGAGAAAACGGTCTACGGCCGCATCCCCGGCAAGTTCGAGGCGGGCACCCCGCCCATCGCCGAGGTCATCGGCCTCGGCGCGGCGGTGGACTTCCTCACCGGCCTGGGCATGGGGAACATCGCGGCCCACGAGGCCGTCCTCCTCGACCGCGCCACCCGCGCCCTGCGCGATGTGCCCGGACTGCGGATCATCGGCAACGCCCGCGAGAAGGCCGGCGTCATCTCGTTCATCATGGACTGCGCCCACCCCCACGACATCGGCCAGATCCTCGACGGCGAGGGCGTCGCCGTCCGCGCCGGGCACCACTGCGCCCAGCCCGTCATGCAGCGCTTCGGCGTCCCCGCCACGGCGCGCGCCTCCTTCGGCCTCTACAACACCCCGGAGGAGGTGGACCGCCTGGCCGCCGCCCTCCTCAAGGTGAGGGAGCTTTTCTGCTGATGAGCGACCCCCGCGCCATGTACGAGCAGGTCATCCTCGACCACAACAAGAACCCCCGCAACTTCGGGCCCATGCCGGACGCCGACACCGTGGTGGACGGCTACAACCCCCTCTGCGGCGACACCATCAAGCTCTACCTCAAGTTCGACGGCGACACCATCGCCGCCGCCAGCTTCGACGGCCAGGGCTGCGCCATCGCCAAAGCCTCCGCCTCCCTCATGACCACCGTCGTCAAGGGAAAATCCCGCGCCGAGGCCGACGCCCTCTTCACCCTCTTCCACCACATGCTCAAGTCCGCCCCCGACACCCCCCTCGACGAGGCCGCCCTCGGCAAGCTCCGCGTCTTCTCCGGCGTCCGCGAATACCCCGTCCGCGTAAAATGCGCCACCCTAGCCTGGCACACCCTCCACGCCGCCCTCGGCGGCAACGCCGAAGACGAGCCCGTCACCACGGAGTAGAAATGATACCGGTGATGCGCACGTAAAGACGGGCCTGAGACCACCGATCGCTCTCCGGTCATTGGAAGCCTGTATCCAGGGAGGACTTGCGCCACGCACCAGGAAGTGGTATGGTACCTGCACTAGATCGGTTAGCCACCAGAGGAGACAAGAGATGATGAGGTTTTGGGATTCCGGCCAAGGGGATGCAAGAGCGGCTCGTGGAACCACAGGGCCGCTCTTCCGACTCGCATTGTTCACAGCAGTCCTTCTGTTTCAAGCGCACGGAACTGCGGATACGGTAACGGACCCCATACTGACGCTGAGCATGACTGATCCGGGTGCGGTGGGCTTCTCACACGACGGAACCACGATCGTCACTGGGTCTGCTGATGTTCCAGCGGCAGTTTTTTCAGTCCAATTGTGGGACGCCAGCACCGGTGCCCACAAACGCACCTTCTTGGGACACCAGAATCGGGTGGAGTTTGTCGAATTTTCCTTGGATGACACGCAGGTGTTGAGCGCCTCGCAAGATGGGACCGCCAAGATTTGGGACGTCGCTTCGGGCACCCTCGTTAGAACATTTGCGGGCCACTCAGCAGCGGTCATTTGTGCGCGGTTCTCCCCAGACAACACCCTCGTGGCCACGGCATCCATCGATAACATCGTGAAACTGTGGGACGTGGCGACAGGTCAGGCCATACGCACATTAACCGACAGCATGAGTGTGGCAAATGCCCGAGCCTCCGTTTCCTTCTCACCAGATGGTGCCCATTTAGCCACAGCCCAGCTTGATAATACAGCAAAGATATACAATGTTCATACAGGGGTTCTTGAGAAAAGCCTGTATGGACATGTCGGCATTTTATACAGCGTATCCTTCTCACCGGACGGACAGAAACTATTAACCACATCTCGCGATAAGACTGCGCGAATCTTCGACCTATTAACTGGCGATACCCTAAGTATATTGAGAGGACACACAGGGTACATTTATGTATCAGCATATTCTCCAAATGGAAAGCAAGTTGTTACAGCATCTTCGGATGGTACGGCGCGTGTGTGGAACGCAGACACGGCAGGAGAGATTCGCCGTTATGTGAAGCACAGCGAGAGTATATACGGGGTGTCATATTCCTACGATGGGGAAAAGATCCTCACCGGATCAAGCGATGATACCGTTCTTCTATGGGGCGCACCAGATGACCCAGAAGGCAGCATTGTGTATGTAAATTCATCTTCGAATTGCGCGTCTCCTGACGGATTGTCATGGGAGACTGCATTTAGCGTGTTGCAGGATGGAATAGACTCTGCTAAATATGGATCGTCACTGTGGGTGGCAGCGGGAGTCTATGTATCATCTGGCGCGCAAGTGATAACGATGAGGGAAGGTGTGGGGATGTATGGGGGATTCATCGGTAATGAGTCTGCATTAAGTGACCGCGATTACGAAGCTAACGATACTATTATTGATGGCGAAGGGCAGCGGAGATGTATTGTCGGGGCAGATAATTCAGTTCTTGACGGTTTTTCAGTTACGCGCGGGCATGTAAGTATAGTCGGCTCGTTGGCGACAGGCGGAGGTATGTTGAATGACAATTCTTCTCCAATCATTAGAAACTGCTCATTCTCAAACAATCATGCAATCGCAATTCTAGGAAGTCTGCAAGATGGACCAAATGCAATAGGTGGCGGGATTGGACTCATCAATAGTTACCCCGTGATTACTAATTGTCAGTTTATTTCTAATTCCGTAACAGGTGCAGACGGTAAGGAGTCAGCATCTGGGGCGGCTGGCGATGGTGGGTCAGCTTACGGTGGCGGTGTTGGTGGCGGATATCCTCTAATTTCCCAGTGCTCGTTTATTGGGAATTCAGCCACAGGGGGAAAAGGAGGGAACGGCTTCCAGTACGGCGGCTGGGGAGGGAGCGCAGGTGGAGGGGGTTTATATGCTAACAATGCAGTAGTTGAACGATCTATATTTAATGATAACACCGCTCTCGGTGGAAGAGGAGGTGCAGGTGTTGGCGCATATATCGGCCGTGGTGGTCCAGGGGGTGACGGTCTAGGCGCAGCCGGATACTTTACTGGGACCGTGTCCAATAGTATCTTCTCCTATAACACGGCATCCGGTGGTAATGCAGGAAGCGGCGCAGAATATGGAGACGTTGGTGGCGATGGTCTGGGTGGCGCACTGTTTTCTGCGGAGAGCATAGATCTATTTCATTGTACCACTACTGAAAACAAGGTCATCGCTGGACAGAGCACACAGCCGGCCGCGTTGCCAAGAGGAGTGGTTGACGCGGGAGGGGTTTATGGTGCGGGCATCATCGAAAGTTGTATTCTGTGGAATGATACTCGATGGTATGCTTCGACTACATTTAAAGATGTTGATGAATTGGAAAGCGGAAGCGTACGGTATTCTTGCGTTGATGGCGTCACTAGCGGCTATGAAAGCATTTCGACAAATCCCCGGTTTGTATCAAGCACAGACCTACGTTTACAGACAACATCGCCGTGCATTGATCTTGGCATATGCACAGCCTACTCACAATATGATTATCTGGGCACCGTGCGGCCGCAAGGAGCACAATGCGATATGGGTGCTTATGAGTACTATAACGCTGTTGTAGTTCCTGATCTTTCTGCGCAGATGGAGGGTGAGGCACGCTCGCTAATCTTATTCTGCGGACTACGAGTGGGGTCTATAAGCTATGAGTATTCCGATGATGTACCGAGTGGGTGTGTTATTCGCCAGTATCCTGAAGCCGGCAGTTCAGTGGCACCATTCTCCAGCGTTCGCCTAGTTGTCTCTGATTCATTAGATGGCGTCGTGTATGTTGATTCGGAATGTGTGGCAACCTTACATAACGGTCGCTCATGGAATACCGCGTATGCTACTATACAAGAGGGGATTGATGCTGCCCGCGCGCATAGTGACTCGGAAATATGGGTTAGAAGCGGGACGTACACGTCTAATGGTGCGCCGGTAGTCAGAATGAAAGAAGGCGTGCACATCTACGGCGGATTTTCTGGAGATGAGCAGTCTCGCGATATACGAAACTGGACACAAAATAGAACTGTGCTAGATGGGCAGCATCTGGATCGTTGTGTAATTGGTGCAACTGGATGTACTCTCGATGGGTTTGTTGTAACAAGGGGATACGCTTCTGCGTCTACCTTGC
Encoded here:
- a CDS encoding cysteine desulfurase, with the translated sequence MAVTVTDPHSPAPASPFDDMGRVRAAFPILSRQVRGKPLAYFDNAATTQKPESVIDAMSRFYREDNANVHRGVHHLSQRATDLYEEARHKINVFLGALVGCETIFTRGATEAINLVANSFGRATLRPGDEILVSHMEHHSNIVPWQMLRETTGAVLRVIPINDDGELLMDEFDRLLNEKTKIVAVTHVSNALGTVNPIPEICRKAREQGARVLVDGAQSAPHMPIDMQALGADFFVCAGHKMYGPTGVGVLYGRAEALDRMPPWQGGGDMILSVTFEKTVYGRIPGKFEAGTPPIAEVIGLGAAVDFLTGLGMGNIAAHEAVLLDRATRALRDVPGLRIIGNAREKAGVISFIMDCAHPHDIGQILDGEGVAVRAGHHCAQPVMQRFGVPATARASFGLYNTPEEVDRLAAALLKVRELFC
- a CDS encoding SUF system NifU family Fe-S cluster assembly protein, translating into MMSDPRAMYEQVILDHNKNPRNFGPMPDADTVVDGYNPLCGDTIKLYLKFDGDTIAAASFDGQGCAIAKASASLMTTVVKGKSRAEADALFTLFHHMLKSAPDTPLDEAALGKLRVFSGVREYPVRVKCATLAWHTLHAALGGNAEDEPVTTE
- a CDS encoding PASTA domain-containing protein, which translates into the protein MEFVEFSLDDTQVLSASQDGTAKIWDVASGTLVRTFAGHSAAVICARFSPDNTLVATASIDNIVKLWDVATGQAIRTLTDSMSVANARASVSFSPDGAHLATAQLDNTAKIYNVHTGVLEKSLYGHVGILYSVSFSPDGQKLLTTSRDKTARIFDLLTGDTLSILRGHTGYIYVSAYSPNGKQVVTASSDGTARVWNADTAGEIRRYVKHSESIYGVSYSYDGEKILTGSSDDTVLLWGAPDDPEGSIVYVNSSSNCASPDGLSWETAFSVLQDGIDSAKYGSSLWVAAGVYVSSGAQVITMREGVGMYGGFIGNESALSDRDYEANDTIIDGEGQRRCIVGADNSVLDGFSVTRGHVSIVGSLATGGGMLNDNSSPIIRNCSFSNNHAIAILGSLQDGPNAIGGGIGLINSYPVITNCQFISNSVTGADGKESASGAAGDGGSAYGGGVGGGYPLISQCSFIGNSATGGKGGNGFQYGGWGGSAGGGGLYANNAVVERSIFNDNTALGGRGGAGVGAYIGRGGPGGDGLGAAGYFTGTVSNSIFSYNTASGGNAGSGAEYGDVGGDGLGGALFSAESIDLFHCTTTENKVIAGQSTQPAALPRGVVDAGGVYGAGIIESCILWNDTRWYASTTFKDVDELESGSVRYSCVDGVTSGYESISTNPRFVSSTDLRLQTTSPCIDLGICTAYSQYDYLGTVRPQGAQCDMGAYEYYNAVVVPDLSAQMEGEARSLILFCGLRVGSISYEYSDDVPSGCVIRQYPEAGSSVAPFSSVRLVVSDSLDGVVYVDSECVATLHNGRSWNTAYATIQEGIDAARAHSDSEIWVRSGTYTSNGAPVVRMKEGVHIYGGFSGDEQSRDIRNWTQNRTVLDGQHLDRCVIGATGCTLDGFVVTRGYASASTLPGFGGGMLNLGAAPKIYNCVFVENVATVGGGIAGVGLSDATIANCVFVGNRASYGGGVSCTNSFPLIVNCTLSKNVAEGSSGIGGGVWSDSDSFPTIMNCILWGNTATGEGSQLWSEGLVDYVNYSCVEDLPDIGGFGNISNDPLFEHPDSDYRLGCSSPCIDAAALLPEFFWDISGVHRPIGSGYDMGAYEYVPDPFTPPTGSVNINHGAASTNVPEVTLSLAWTNCGGFGVSRMRFSNDGATWSSWEPLSQSRAYVLPSGDGYKTVRVQYLDKVGNRSAAFSDFIRLDTTPPTGSIVINNNRSATNNPVVALKLGWSDGGGSGVTRMRFSDNGATWTPWSPLKASQAFVVPGGDGYKTIRVQYRDAANNTSATFRDFIRLDTTPPTGSILINGGDSSTRDRWVSLALSWADPGGAGASRMRFSIDGATWSGWEPLAATKAYQLPSAPGYYTVRVTYRDGADNISQRFSDYIRLDVPN